The following nucleotide sequence is from Bradyrhizobium roseum.
CTCGGTGATGAGACCGATTTGCTTGAGCGACCACGAGATGATCGAGAATTGGGAATCGAATATCCACCAGAACGCCAGCGCCGACAGCACGGTCGGCACGATGAACGGGATCAGCACCAGCGCACGCAGCATCGCCTTGAACGGCATGTTCTCGTTCAGCAGCAGCGCCAGATAGAGCCCGATCGCGAATTTGATCGCGCTGGCGATGAATGTGTAGAGGAGCGTGTTGAATACCGACAGCCAGAAGATGCTGTCGCCCCACAACCACTCGTAGTTCTCAATGCCGATGTATTCGCCGGGCCGCCCGATTTTGGCGTCGGTGAACGAAATCCAGACGCCGAGGCCCAACGGATAGGCCAGGAAGAAGATCAGGAATGCCATTGCCGGCAGCATGAACCAGAAACCGAGCCAGTTCCGGTTGGTCCTGAGCTGATCCCACGCGGTGGCCTCGCGAATCTGCCGCTTGGCGGTCCGGGGTTGCAGTGCGACGTCAGCCATTGGCGAATTCCCGCGATGTCATCGACGGCGATGCCGTCGTCCGCATTTTGCTTGTTGAAGCGAGCCGCAATCGCTCGCGGCTCGCTTCGTTGTCGTCAGCGATAAATGCGCTTCAACTGCCGTTCCGTCACCGCGATCGCGCCCTTGGCGTCCTCGCGTCCGGTGCAGTAGTTGGCGAACATGTCGACGACCAGGAAGTCGGCGATCGCGGTCGCCGCCTTCTCGCCGGGCGTGCCGATGCCGGATGCGGGAAGCGCACGCTTGCTGGCCTGGCTGAACACCTGGTTCTTCGGATCCGCGGTCCAGACCGGCGAATTGTCATAGGCATTGAGCGTGTGGGTGAGATAACCCCGCGCGCCGGACAGCCACTTGTCGTAGTTTTCCTTCTCGAGCATGAAGGCGACGAAGGCTTTTGCGGCGTTCGGATATTTGGTGAACTTGAACGCCAGGATCGGAACGCAAAGCTGCAGTTCGGTCGGCTTGCCGATCGGACCGACCGGCCATAGCGCATGATACGTGTCTTCGGTGAGTTCCTTCTTGTTCGGGTCGTCCTTGGCCGCGACATAGATCGAGATGCCGTTGGCCGTGCAGTGCAGTTCGCCGGCGAGGAACGCCTTGTTGTTCGACGAGTCGTTCCATGACGCAACGCCCGGAATGAAGGTGTCGGACAGCGCCTTGCAGTATTCGAGCGCCTTGACGGTCTCGGGCGAGTTGATGATGACCTTGTTGTCCTTGTCGACGGTGTAGGCACCGTGACCCCAGAGGATCCAGTGCAACCAGGCATTGGCGTCGCCCGAAGCGTGGCCGAGCGGGAAACCGGCCGGCGTGTTGTTCTTCTTCAGCGCCTTGCACATTTCCAGAAAGCCCGGGAAGTCCTTCGGGAAATCCTTGAAGCCGGCCTTTTCAACCGAAGACTTGCGGTAGGTCATGTAGCCGCCGATGGTCGCCACCGGAATGCCGAGCCAGTTGTTGCCCTGCTTGCAGGTTACCGCGGCCGCGTCGGTCCACCCGCCATACTTCTTGCCGAGATAATCGGCGACATCGTTCATCTGCAGGACCTGGGTCGGGAACAGCTGCGGCAGCGTATGCAGGCCCCATGCGAGATCTAGGCCCGAACCGGTATTGGCGGCAACGGACGCTTTCGGCTGCACGTCCTCGAAGGACTCGGAGAACACGTTCATTTCGGTACCGGTGGCAGCC
It contains:
- a CDS encoding carbohydrate ABC transporter permease; translated protein: MADVALQPRTAKRQIREATAWDQLRTNRNWLGFWFMLPAMAFLIFFLAYPLGLGVWISFTDAKIGRPGEYIGIENYEWLWGDSIFWLSVFNTLLYTFIASAIKFAIGLYLALLLNENMPFKAMLRALVLIPFIVPTVLSALAFWWIFDSQFSIISWSLKQIGLITENINFLGDVTWARICVIFANIWRGVPFVAITLLAGLQTVQPSLYEAATLDGASKWEMFRFITYPLLTPIIAVVMTFSVLFTFTDFQLIWAMTRGGPVNATHLMATLSYQRAIIAGQLGEGAAISSAMIPFLLAAIMVSWFGLQRRKWQQGENND
- a CDS encoding ABC transporter substrate-binding protein, which translates into the protein MHDFTRRSLLQGGTALAAAGALTGPALFDFAKAWAQSAPWKAEKGAKLTVMRWKRFVPAEDDAFNAMVAAFKAATGTEMNVFSESFEDVQPKASVAANTGSGLDLAWGLHTLPQLFPTQVLQMNDVADYLGKKYGGWTDAAAVTCKQGNNWLGIPVATIGGYMTYRKSSVEKAGFKDFPKDFPGFLEMCKALKKNNTPAGFPLGHASGDANAWLHWILWGHGAYTVDKDNKVIINSPETVKALEYCKALSDTFIPGVASWNDSSNNKAFLAGELHCTANGISIYVAAKDDPNKKELTEDTYHALWPVGPIGKPTELQLCVPILAFKFTKYPNAAKAFVAFMLEKENYDKWLSGARGYLTHTLNAYDNSPVWTADPKNQVFSQASKRALPASGIGTPGEKAATAIADFLVVDMFANYCTGREDAKGAIAVTERQLKRIYR